One genomic window of Pigmentiphaga litoralis includes the following:
- a CDS encoding sensor domain-containing diguanylate cyclase, whose protein sequence is MSAMPTDISTLPARELAALFDAAPVSLWLEDFSGIHSLLDGLRAGGIRDLAAHIAAHPAFVETCLSRIRVLAVNACTLKLFGATSQAELLDNLHRVFRDDMAQHFTADLLGMWEGRFEIETEGINYALDGRPVDILIRRSVLPGHEHDWSRALISLHDIGARKEAERQRESMRDYSQGLFEHSPVSLWVEDFSGIRALLDGLTAQGVTNPAAYLRTHPDFVQQCLRAIKVLDVNERTLQMFRASSKAELLANLGTVFGGDMSVHFTDELVEMAQGRVAYECEGINTTLTGEPVDVHLQRSVMPGSEATWDRVLISLTDITARKRAEAYMRYLGTHDAMTGLLNRASYEEARVRLEKDPSVTIAVAMIDVNGLKPVNDDLGHAAGDTLIRRAAEVLKEVSQPGDIVARVGGDEFAVLMPGQDLDYAARLADRLQRLIEVNNQFYQGPELSVAIGYAQTGPDLPFAAAERAADMAMYANKGARRR, encoded by the coding sequence ATGTCTGCCATGCCCACCGATATTTCGACCCTGCCTGCGCGCGAGCTGGCCGCCCTGTTCGACGCCGCGCCCGTGTCGCTCTGGCTGGAAGACTTCAGCGGCATCCATAGCCTGCTGGACGGCCTGCGCGCCGGCGGCATCCGCGATCTGGCCGCGCACATTGCCGCGCATCCGGCGTTTGTCGAAACCTGTCTGTCACGCATTCGGGTGCTGGCGGTCAATGCGTGCACGCTCAAGCTGTTTGGCGCGACGTCGCAGGCTGAACTGCTGGACAACCTGCATCGCGTGTTTCGCGACGACATGGCGCAGCACTTTACGGCGGACCTGCTGGGCATGTGGGAAGGCCGCTTCGAGATCGAAACCGAAGGCATCAACTACGCGCTGGACGGCCGCCCGGTCGACATCCTGATTCGCCGGTCGGTGCTGCCCGGCCATGAGCACGACTGGTCGCGCGCGCTGATTTCCCTGCATGACATTGGCGCGCGCAAGGAAGCCGAACGCCAGCGCGAGTCGATGCGCGACTATTCCCAAGGCCTGTTCGAACATTCGCCAGTGTCATTGTGGGTCGAGGATTTTTCAGGCATCCGCGCGCTGCTCGATGGCCTGACCGCACAGGGTGTCACGAACCCCGCCGCCTACCTCCGCACCCATCCTGACTTCGTGCAGCAGTGCCTGCGCGCGATCAAGGTGCTGGACGTGAACGAGCGCACCTTGCAGATGTTCCGCGCGTCGTCGAAGGCGGAACTGCTGGCCAACCTGGGCACCGTCTTCGGTGGCGACATGAGCGTGCATTTCACCGACGAGCTGGTCGAGATGGCGCAGGGCCGCGTGGCGTACGAATGCGAGGGCATCAACACCACGCTGACCGGCGAGCCGGTCGACGTGCACTTGCAGCGGTCCGTGATGCCGGGATCCGAAGCGACATGGGATCGGGTGCTGATCTCGTTGACCGATATCACGGCGCGCAAGCGGGCCGAAGCTTATATGCGCTATCTGGGCACGCATGACGCGATGACGGGTCTGCTCAATCGCGCATCGTATGAAGAAGCGCGGGTGCGGCTGGAGAAAGATCCGTCGGTCACGATCGCGGTGGCGATGATCGACGTGAACGGCCTGAAGCCGGTCAACGATGATCTGGGTCACGCGGCCGGCGACACGCTGATTCGGCGCGCGGCCGAGGTGCTGAAGGAAGTGTCCCAACCCGGCGACATTGTGGCGCGGGTGGGCGGCGATGAATTCGCGGTGCTGATGCCGGGGCAGGACCTGGACTATGCGGCGCGCCTGGCCGACCGCCTGCAGCGATTGATTGAGGTCAACAACCAGTTCTACCAGGGGCCGGAACTGAGCGTGGCGATCGGCTATGCGCAGACCGGACCGGACCTGCCGTTCGCCGCGGCCGAACGCGCCGCGGATATGGCGATGTACGCGAACAAGGGCGCGCGCCGGCGGTAA
- a CDS encoding Bug family tripartite tricarboxylate transporter substrate binding protein — MHLFPSPARRALLTLVCGAALLAGYATQAVRAADAWPSRNIRLVIPYAPGNAGDVTFRLIQADLEKRLGARFYIDNKSGASGNIGAEDVVRAAPDGYTLLLGATNNFVMNQYLTKGLRYDPLKDLVPITKVNLAPSVVVVNTSLPVNSLSELTAYAKANPGKLNFGTPGNGTPPHLTGVLYAQMTQTEMVHVPFRGAPPAVQALLANDVQIFFASAGISTVAGHLAAGKLKALAVADSQRLAALPSVPTTAEQGLPDLRTGNWWGLAAPVGTDPAILEKIAAAVKASVSSPEIVARFNELGLSGVGNTPAEFAAQNAREAAVWQATISKANIQVD, encoded by the coding sequence ATGCACCTTTTCCCTTCACCCGCGCGCCGCGCCCTCCTCACCCTGGTCTGTGGCGCTGCGCTGCTCGCCGGGTACGCTACCCAGGCTGTCCGGGCCGCCGACGCGTGGCCCAGCCGGAACATTCGCCTTGTCATTCCGTACGCGCCCGGCAATGCCGGCGACGTCACGTTCCGCCTCATCCAGGCCGATCTGGAAAAGCGGCTGGGGGCGCGCTTCTACATCGACAACAAAAGCGGAGCATCCGGCAACATCGGTGCCGAAGACGTGGTGCGCGCGGCGCCCGATGGCTACACGCTGCTGCTGGGCGCCACCAACAACTTCGTCATGAACCAGTACCTGACCAAGGGCCTGCGCTACGACCCGCTGAAAGATCTGGTGCCCATCACCAAGGTCAACCTGGCCCCGTCGGTCGTGGTGGTGAACACGTCGCTGCCGGTCAATTCGCTCAGTGAACTGACGGCTTATGCCAAGGCAAATCCCGGCAAGCTCAACTTCGGCACGCCCGGCAATGGCACGCCCCCGCACCTGACCGGCGTGCTGTATGCGCAAATGACGCAGACGGAAATGGTTCACGTGCCCTTCCGCGGCGCGCCCCCGGCGGTTCAGGCGCTGCTGGCCAACGACGTCCAGATCTTTTTTGCCAGCGCCGGCATCAGCACGGTTGCCGGGCACCTGGCCGCGGGCAAGCTGAAGGCCTTGGCGGTGGCGGATAGCCAGCGGCTGGCCGCATTGCCCTCGGTGCCGACCACGGCGGAACAGGGCCTGCCCGACCTGCGCACCGGCAACTGGTGGGGCCTGGCCGCGCCGGTCGGCACGGACCCGGCGATCCTGGAAAAGATTGCGGCCGCCGTCAAGGCATCGGTGTCGTCGCCCGAGATCGTTGCCAGATTCAACGAGTTGGGCCTGAGCGGGGTGGGCAATACGCCCGCCGAATTTGCTGCCCAGAACGCGCGGGAAGCGGCCGTATGGCAGGCCACGATCAGCAAGGCGAACATCCAGGTGGACTGA
- a CDS encoding HAD hydrolase-like protein — protein MKYSLAIFDFDGTLADSFGFFVSVVNRLAAHHGFRPIDTAHLDKVRGYDIKTLLRQVDLPLWKLPQVGNHYKRLMTESIHTIRLFEGIGPLLRQLADHGVVLAVVSSNSQENVRQVLGPDLSALVRHYECGAALLGKRTHLRRVLLHSGIPAHRAIYIGDETRDREAARAELIDFGAVTWGYATPAALEASGPTCMFESPATIAAALLPDNQSAA, from the coding sequence ATGAAGTATTCCCTTGCGATCTTCGACTTCGACGGCACGCTTGCCGACTCCTTCGGCTTCTTTGTCAGCGTGGTGAACCGCCTGGCGGCCCACCACGGCTTTCGCCCCATCGACACCGCGCACCTGGACAAGGTGCGCGGCTACGACATCAAGACCTTGCTGCGGCAGGTGGACCTGCCGCTGTGGAAACTGCCGCAGGTCGGCAACCACTACAAGCGGCTGATGACCGAGAGCATCCATACGATCCGCCTGTTCGAGGGCATCGGCCCGTTGCTGCGGCAACTGGCGGATCACGGCGTGGTGCTGGCGGTGGTGAGTTCCAATTCACAGGAAAACGTGCGGCAGGTGCTGGGGCCGGACCTGTCCGCCCTGGTCCGCCACTATGAATGCGGCGCGGCATTGCTTGGCAAGCGCACCCATTTGCGGCGGGTGCTGTTGCACAGTGGCATCCCGGCCCACCGCGCCATCTACATTGGCGACGAGACCCGCGACCGCGAGGCGGCGCGCGCCGAATTGATCGACTTTGGCGCGGTCACGTGGGGCTATGCCACGCCCGCGGCGCTGGAAGCGTCGGGCCCTACCTGCATGTTCGAGTCACCTGCTACGATCGCGGCGGCGCTGCTGCCGGACAACCAATCGGCGGCATAG